Proteins found in one Paenibacillus borealis genomic segment:
- a CDS encoding beta-L-arabinofuranosidase domain-containing protein, whose amino-acid sequence MNTGTKNNATVNPGMLYRPGTVKIAPAMQAFGYSHVALKPGHWKQQQDETIEMYLGIPDEDLLHIFRVKAGVPSEADGLAGWYGAGASTFGQKLGAYAKLYRVTGDFRLHEKAVLLAGEWIACAEQSAELFDNDTYVYEKLLGGFLDLYEYLGYERILPYVLKLTEAAMARFKQDIARDGLQDHGLWSNHMIEWYTLPENLYRAYQLTGEEKFKDFAKGWDYDYLWDKLNSRDFAIGPRHAYSQVNSLSSAARAYEVTGDERYLSAMKIAYDELTTHHIFATGGYGPAECLFTEKEGYLGDSLKSTWDSTLSSLTYTNFSGTEVTRNDTWGSCEVSCCAWAVFKFCNYLLQYTGEAKYGEWVEKLLYNGTGAQLPVKPDGRVMYYANYFLDGAVKTVEDRRLQEGGHNFEWQCCTGTFPQDVAEYSNMLYYHSGDSLYVSQYLPSKVDWVKDGVKIRLENYSPYPEAEGPVKLRISLEGSAEFGLKLRVPAWATGLNSLKINGEEVETAVVPGEWASVRREWSDGDIVEIDFPFPLYFRAVDAANPGIAALNYGPLVLAADKMTRFIGDTAEPAEWIHPVEGQQPYTFETDKGHVAGYSHLTRSFKPYYKIGEMQWYYMYNEIQPR is encoded by the coding sequence ATGAACACAGGTACTAAGAATAATGCGACAGTAAACCCAGGTATGCTGTACCGGCCGGGTACGGTGAAAATAGCCCCTGCCATGCAGGCCTTCGGCTACAGCCATGTTGCGCTTAAGCCCGGCCACTGGAAACAGCAGCAGGATGAGACCATCGAGATGTATCTCGGTATCCCGGATGAGGATCTGCTGCATATTTTCCGGGTCAAAGCGGGTGTGCCCTCGGAGGCTGACGGTTTAGCCGGCTGGTACGGGGCGGGGGCAAGCACCTTCGGCCAGAAGCTGGGGGCGTATGCGAAGCTGTACCGGGTGACCGGAGATTTCAGACTGCATGAGAAAGCGGTGCTGCTCGCAGGGGAGTGGATCGCCTGCGCCGAGCAGTCCGCTGAATTATTCGACAATGATACTTATGTCTATGAGAAGCTGCTTGGCGGCTTCCTCGACCTGTATGAGTATCTGGGCTATGAGCGGATTCTCCCTTATGTGCTGAAGCTGACGGAGGCGGCAATGGCCCGCTTCAAGCAGGATATTGCCCGCGACGGGCTGCAGGACCATGGGCTGTGGTCCAACCATATGATCGAATGGTACACGCTGCCGGAGAATCTGTACCGTGCGTATCAGCTGACCGGGGAGGAGAAGTTCAAGGACTTCGCCAAGGGATGGGACTACGATTACTTGTGGGATAAGCTGAACAGCAGGGATTTCGCAATCGGCCCGCGTCACGCCTACAGCCAGGTGAACAGTCTATCCAGCGCAGCGCGCGCCTATGAAGTGACCGGGGATGAGCGTTATCTGTCGGCGATGAAGATTGCTTACGATGAGCTTACGACCCATCATATCTTTGCCACCGGCGGCTATGGGCCTGCGGAATGCCTGTTCACCGAGAAGGAAGGTTATCTGGGGGATTCACTGAAATCAACCTGGGATTCTACGTTGTCCAGCCTGACCTATACCAATTTCTCCGGGACGGAAGTCACCCGCAATGACACCTGGGGCAGCTGCGAGGTCTCCTGCTGTGCCTGGGCGGTGTTCAAATTCTGCAACTACCTGCTGCAGTATACCGGGGAAGCCAAGTACGGCGAATGGGTGGAGAAGCTGCTGTATAACGGAACGGGCGCGCAGCTCCCGGTGAAGCCGGACGGAAGAGTGATGTATTATGCCAACTACTTTCTGGACGGTGCAGTCAAGACGGTGGAGGACCGGAGACTGCAGGAGGGCGGGCATAATTTCGAATGGCAATGCTGCACAGGCACCTTCCCGCAGGATGTCGCGGAGTATAGCAATATGCTCTATTATCACAGCGGGGATAGTCTGTATGTATCGCAGTATCTGCCCTCCAAGGTGGATTGGGTCAAAGACGGAGTGAAGATTAGGCTGGAGAACTACTCGCCATATCCGGAAGCCGAGGGTCCGGTTAAGCTGCGGATCAGCCTGGAGGGCAGTGCGGAATTCGGGCTGAAGCTGCGCGTTCCGGCGTGGGCTACAGGATTGAACAGCTTGAAGATCAACGGGGAAGAGGTGGAGACGGCGGTTGTGCCCGGTGAGTGGGCTTCAGTCCGCAGGGAGTGGAGCGATGGGGACATCGTGGAGATCGATTTCCCGTTTCCGCTCTATTTCAGAGCCGTAGATGCTGCGAATCCCGGCATTGCCGCTTTGAATTACGGCCCGCTGGTGCTGGCAGCTGACAAAATGACCCGGTTCATTGGTGACACCGCCGAGCCCGCCGAATGGATTCATCCGGTAGAAGGGCAGCAGCCGTATACCTTCGAGACGGACAAAGGCCATGTGGCAGGATACAGCCACCTGACCCGCAGCTTCAAGCCTTATTACAAAATCGGAGAAATGCAGTGGTATTATATGTATAACGAAATCCAGCCGCGTTAG